Sequence from the [Bacteroides] pectinophilus genome:
TATATTTAGATGAGGACTTCGCCCTGCAGCCATACAACACCCTTGAACCTTCTGCCTACAGCCGGTTCGCCGACAAGGTCCGCCTCGTTGATCGCCATGTCAAATACGATGTCATTGCAAATGAGCTTGAGAATCCATATCTTCTCATCAGTGATTACATTGGTCTGATTATCGACCTCCAGAATCTCACCTATAACCGAGTATTGGTCGCACTCAACACCACATGGCATAAATGAAGTATCCACAATTGAAAGAACATCTTCATTCATAATTCTTCTTGATATCGCTGTATATGTATCAAGGTCATCAATAGTAAGACTCTCTATGGCGTCCTGGTCACCATTCTTGGCTGCCGCCAGCAGATTCCTTCTTGCTGCATCCTTAGCTGCCTCACGGCCTGATACAGGACGTCTTGACGTGCTGCGGCTTGCTGTTGGCAGAATTATCATTCCGCCTACCGAAAGCGCCGAGAGAATGACATCCTTGCCGCTTATCGCATCCTTCTCTGCCGGATTCTTGCGGTCAAGCATAAAATAATCCGGCTTTTCCTTACCGGATTCAACTCTGCCCTGTCTGTACCTCAGATAATCAAGTGCATTCTGAAGATAGAACATCAAAGTCACTCCGGGCTTAAGGTCGTCACATATAACTTCATATGACTCCTTGTCATAATGCCGCTCTATCGATAACTCGTCATTGTCACTTCTGCTGCTCCCCATAAGCATCGGATAATAATAAATAGGTCTGAATGACGAAGCACTGCCATCCTTAACATCCTCAAGAGCCCCATATACACATATGCCCGTGCTGTCGCTTATCGGCACCAGCAGCTCTGCTCTTCCGTAGTATTCATTCTTCTTCATGAGGAGATTATTCTCCGGACTCTGCGCTGCCGCCGACTCTATTAACTTCTTCTCGCCCTCTGCGTCAAATTCTGCAAATCCTATTGCCCTCAAAAAAAGATGCATACTGCCATTCAAACCTTTCCGGATACTGATTGCTAATCAATCGTATCAACTATAAATAATGTAAGAATCTTCATAAGATCCTTAAAATCCGGCTTCTCATAATCATGTCCGTCTGCTCCTTTAAGAATCTTTATAACAGGTCTCTCCGGTGCTTCCGAATTCTGTTTCTCCACTACACCGATCTCGCCGTCACTTGTAAGTACTCTCGTTCCTACCGGATATACCGCCATGGTCTTAAGAAGCTTGGATGCAACAGAACGCTCATATATAATTCCGGCATTGACCTTTATGTACTCAATAGCCTCATATATCTTCATCTTCCTGCGTCCGATTCCGCTTATCATTGCATCAAAATCATCACATACCGCAACAAGCTTAACCTCCTGGCTTACCCTGAATCTTGAATTCTGGAAAGGATATCCATTGCCATCCTCACGCTCATGATGCATAAGTATAATATCCTTGGCTGTGTCAGAAAGCCATGTCTCATCCTGAAGCGCGCTATATCCATATATAGTATGCTTCTTATATTCCATCTGATTCTTCGGAGACATATCTTCGACATCCACATTAATATAAGGAACCTTTATATACTTAAGCCCTATATCGTGAAGTATCGCCCCCATTGCTATATCATGCACCTGAGTCTCTGTCATCTTAAGCCTTATGGCAAGAATTGTTGACATTGAACACACATTAATACAATGAGAATACATGTCCGTGCTTATATTACGTATCTCAGTAAGTCCGTTAACAACCTCCGGTTTCTCGATAACAGAGTCCATTATCCTTACTGCTTCTACCGCAACCTTCTGCAAATCACTGTTATGCTTGTAAATGTGTTTTTCAAGCACATTCTCAATATTACGCTTTGACTCGCTATATGTCTCATCAATACTGTATACTCTGTTCTCATCCGCACCATTATTGCGTATGTATACATCCTGAATGTCAAGTTCGCGCAGTTTTTTGATATATTCTTCGCTAAGTACCGTTCCTTCGCTTATCAGTATGACGTTGCCTGATGACACGACCGGCATGCCAAGAACCTCATTACCTCTTAAATTGTCTACATGTACCTGTTGCATTGCGTGCTCCTGCTGTATTCTGACCGTCTCCATCTGATTTTAATCCGCATATATGTACCAATATGTAAAATATACATATATATGCCAGATATTTCTGTTAGTATTCTAACATAATATATTTGAATACACAATATAACTCTTTATTGAGGTTATTGTGAAATAATTCCTATATATCCATGTAAATGTTGACATTTGGTCGTTTTAAGCATATAATGCAATTGTTAAAATATTAACGATGTATAAATACTAATACAGGAGGTATTGCAATGGAGAACATTGTAGACAACATGGACGCCCTTAATGCCAGGCTTGCACAGGTGCGCGACGCACAAAAGATATTTGCTTCATATACACAGGAGCAGGTAGACGCAATATTCAAAGCAGCTGCCATCGCCGCTAATCAGGCGCGTATTCCACTTGCCAAGATGGCTGTTGAGGAAACAGGCATGGGTGTAGTTGAAGATAAGGTTATCAAGAACCACTATGCCGCCGAGTACATTTACAATAAGTACAAGGATGTACAGACATGTGGTGTTATTGAGGAGGATAAATCATTTGGAATTAAAAAGATTGCTGAACCCATCGGTGTCGTAGCAGCTGTAATCCCTACTACTAATCCTACGTCCACAGCAATTTTCAAGACACTTATTTCACTTAAGACACGTAACGGAATTATCATAAGTCCGCATCCAAGGGCTAAGAGAAGCACAATTGCTGCCGCCAAGGTTGTACTTGACGCTGCTGTTGCTGCCGGTGCTCCTAAGAATATTATCGGATGGATTGATGTTCCTTCAATAGAGATGACTAATACGCTGATGCAGGAGGCTGATATCATACTTGCAACAGGTGGTCCCGGAATGGTTAAGTCAGCTTATTCTTCAGGTAAGCCGGCTCTCGGCGTTGGTGCCGGTAACACACCTGCAATTATGGATGCAAGCTGTGACATTAAGCTTGCAGTTAATTCAGTTATCCACTCCAAGACATTTGATAATGGTATGATTTGCGCATCAGAGCAATCGGTAATTGTGGATAAGTCTATATATGACGCTGTCAAAAAGGAATTTGCGTACAGAGGATGTTACTTCCTTAAGGATGATGAACTTGATAAAGTTCGTAAGACAATCATTATAAACGGTTCTCTCAACGCTAAGATTGTAGGCCAGAAAGCATGCACTATTGCAGCACTTGCCGGTGTTAAGGTTCCTGAAGCAACCAAGATACTTATAGGTGAAGTAACATCTGTTGATCTGTCAGAAGAATTTGCTCATGAGAAACTTTCACCTGTACTTGCAATGTATCGTGCGAATAACTTTGAGGATGCTGTGGATAAAGCTTCACATCTTATTGCTGACGGTGGATATGGTCACACATCTTCTCTCTATATTAATATTGAGACACAGGCTGATAAGATTGCAGTCTTCTCAGAAGCAATGAAGACATGCCGAATCCTCATCAATACCCCTTCGTCACATGGTGGTATCGGTGATCTCTATAACTTCAAGCTTGCTCCTTCACTTACACTTGGCTGCGGCTCATGGGGCGGCAACTCAGTATCAGAAAACGTAGGTGTAAAGCACCTTCTCAATGTTAAGACTGTAGCTGAAAGGAGAGAGAATATGCTTTGGTTCAGAGCTCCTGAAAAGGTATATTTCAAGAAGGGATGCCTGCCTGTTGCACTTGACGAACTTGGTAATGTAATGGGTAAGAAGCGTGTATTTATTGTAACTGACCAGTATCTGTATAAGAGTGGTTCTATCAAATGTGTAACAGATAAGCTCGATGAACTCGGGATTATTCATTCAGAATTCTTCAATGTAACACCTGACCCGACACTTGCATGTGCCAAGGAAGGTCTTGCACAGCTTAAGCTCTTTGAGCCTGACTGTATAATTGCCATAGGTGGCGGATCACCTATGGATGCAGCTAAGATTATGTGGGTAATGTATGAACATCCGGAAGTTGATTTCATGGATATGGCAATGCGCTTTATGGATATCAGGAAGCGTGTATACACATTCCCTCACATGGGCGACAAAGCTTATTTCGTTGCTATTCCTACATCATCAGGTACAGGCTCAGAGGTGACTCCATTTGCCGTAATTACTGATGAGACAACAGGTACCAAGTACCCTCTTGCCGATTATGAACTTATGCCTAAGATGGCTATTGTCGATGCTGACATGATGATGAACCAGCCTAAGGGACTTACAAGCTCTTCAGGCATTGATGCACTTACACATGCCCTTGAAGCTTATGCGTCAATAATGGCAACTGATTTTACAGATGGTCTTGCACTTAAAGCCATGAAGAATATATTTGAATATCTTCCTGATGCATACGA
This genomic interval carries:
- a CDS encoding DUF3881 family protein, with the protein product MHLFLRAIGFAEFDAEGEKKLIESAAAQSPENNLLMKKNEYYGRAELLVPISDSTGICVYGALEDVKDGSASSFRPIYYYPMLMGSSRSDNDELSIERHYDKESYEVICDDLKPGVTLMFYLQNALDYLRYRQGRVESGKEKPDYFMLDRKNPAEKDAISGKDVILSALSVGGMIILPTASRSTSRRPVSGREAAKDAARRNLLAAAKNGDQDAIESLTIDDLDTYTAISRRIMNEDVLSIVDTSFMPCGVECDQYSVIGEILEVDNQTNVITDEKIWILKLICNDIVFDMAINEADLVGEPAVGRRFKGVVWLQGEVLI
- a CDS encoding HD domain-containing protein, with protein sequence MQQVHVDNLRGNEVLGMPVVSSGNVILISEGTVLSEEYIKKLRELDIQDVYIRNNGADENRVYSIDETYSESKRNIENVLEKHIYKHNSDLQKVAVEAVRIMDSVIEKPEVVNGLTEIRNISTDMYSHCINVCSMSTILAIRLKMTETQVHDIAMGAILHDIGLKYIKVPYINVDVEDMSPKNQMEYKKHTIYGYSALQDETWLSDTAKDIILMHHEREDGNGYPFQNSRFRVSQEVKLVAVCDDFDAMISGIGRRKMKIYEAIEYIKVNAGIIYERSVASKLLKTMAVYPVGTRVLTSDGEIGVVEKQNSEAPERPVIKILKGADGHDYEKPDFKDLMKILTLFIVDTID
- the adhE gene encoding bifunctional acetaldehyde-CoA/alcohol dehydrogenase, which codes for MENIVDNMDALNARLAQVRDAQKIFASYTQEQVDAIFKAAAIAANQARIPLAKMAVEETGMGVVEDKVIKNHYAAEYIYNKYKDVQTCGVIEEDKSFGIKKIAEPIGVVAAVIPTTNPTSTAIFKTLISLKTRNGIIISPHPRAKRSTIAAAKVVLDAAVAAGAPKNIIGWIDVPSIEMTNTLMQEADIILATGGPGMVKSAYSSGKPALGVGAGNTPAIMDASCDIKLAVNSVIHSKTFDNGMICASEQSVIVDKSIYDAVKKEFAYRGCYFLKDDELDKVRKTIIINGSLNAKIVGQKACTIAALAGVKVPEATKILIGEVTSVDLSEEFAHEKLSPVLAMYRANNFEDAVDKASHLIADGGYGHTSSLYINIETQADKIAVFSEAMKTCRILINTPSSHGGIGDLYNFKLAPSLTLGCGSWGGNSVSENVGVKHLLNVKTVAERRENMLWFRAPEKVYFKKGCLPVALDELGNVMGKKRVFIVTDQYLYKSGSIKCVTDKLDELGIIHSEFFNVTPDPTLACAKEGLAQLKLFEPDCIIAIGGGSPMDAAKIMWVMYEHPEVDFMDMAMRFMDIRKRVYTFPHMGDKAYFVAIPTSSGTGSEVTPFAVITDETTGTKYPLADYELMPKMAIVDADMMMNQPKGLTSSSGIDALTHALEAYASIMATDFTDGLALKAMKNIFEYLPDAYDKGPHDAKAREKMAEASTMAGMAFANAFLGVCHSMAHKLGAYHHLPHGIANALLITIVMRFNAAEVPTKMGTFSQYAYPHTLDRYLECADFLGIKGRTKEDKFNNFIDAIEELKDKVGIKKTIKDYGIEEADFLATLDEMVENAFDDQCTGANPRYPLMSEIKEMYLKAYYGE